Part of the Musa acuminata AAA Group cultivar baxijiao chromosome BXJ2-7, Cavendish_Baxijiao_AAA, whole genome shotgun sequence genome is shown below.
ATACAAAGATGAAGCTCAGTTGCATACGTTTCGGGGAAAGAAAGCTGAAATAATAGCACAAAGAAAGAgtgccaaaaaaaaaattctgtaaCTTGTTGGCAcaccattttattttttgttggtCCACTGAATctcaacaaagaaagaaaagtaTCATATGATCAAAGGTGTTGCTAGTTGAATTTCTGCTGAGAAGATGCCGCCGATATCAAACTCACTCTTGAAAAGAAAGCGTGATCGTTGCAAGTTCCTACGCAAGGACCCTACAATTTTAGTCCAGAGTGAATGGCAACCACCCCACCAACTAGATTCTCGTATTCCACCTTCTGAAAGCCTGCATCGACAATCATCCGACCGAATGCATCCTGCATAGTCAAAGCCATGGTCAAGATCATGCATGCAAGAATCCACTGACACATGAGGATACTCAATTTTGTTCTCATGGAACAGCTTTAAACTATTCTTTCTTTTCTACAATTTGGAACTACAGAACATGTGGTCCATGACAGCAAGAACAAGGTAATATTTCATCTAAGGGTCTTCCGGCACACCGTTGGCACCGAACAATCACCATGTAGATGTCACATGAGCACTGTACAGCATGTATGAAACAATAAGAAACTTAACATTACCATGAGGATCACACATAGTTTAGGAGTTCAATGAAACTACCAATGATTGGTACTCTTTTCATCACAAGTTCTACATATCCTGCTGGTTTCAAAATTATTTCCAATTAACAGAAAGGTCAACTGCATGGTCCACTGCAACAGCATCTAAAAGATCACAGCAAGGTGTTGTTCTATGCATACTTGTGAGAGGCTTAAATCAATATCCCGGCACTTCTTCATATGCAAGTTCATAAGAAACCATTACCTGATTAGGAAATCGCCGGATGCTCTCGACCAAGTATTGGTAAGACTCTCTATCACCAGCGACAAGCTCTCCAACAGCAGGAATGACCGAAAAGGAATAGTAATCATAGCTGCCAATACAGACCCAACGTCAAGCAAGTTGGACAGGAATATCAGCAAGAGCCCCATTCACTTCAGTCGATTGCATTTGTAATAGGAATTTCTCAATAAGTTGAAGGATTGGACAATGGATAAATATGACAAGACAAGTCAAACTTACAGCTGTTTAAAGATAGGAAACTCCACATggctcaactcaaggcataagaaTCTGCCACCCCGCTTTAGGACTCTGTATGTAAACATACAAACAAGATAAAAGAGTAAAAGAAACCATATTGTGTAAGACTGGGATATAGGTCATCTGATATTTCTTGAATAGGTAACTAACTATTAGACATTACTAGAGAAGGCAAGATCATCCATATTCAAGACTAAATGCAAGCTATTGATTCATTATTTCAATAAACAATCATTTTGAGCACTATGGAAGACGAGCGGTACCATCTCAATATTCTATCGTGTCTGTCTAATTCATGAATGATCTAGAGAAATGCTGATTTCTTATCTGGACCAAACAACACCAACAACATTATGTAGAACTTCAAGAACATTACCTATAAGCTTCCGCAAGAGCTTTCTCAATGTGTGTCACATTTCTGATACCAAAACCGATGGTGTAACCATCCATTGACTCATCCTCAAAACGCAAAGCTTCTGCATCTCCTTCTACCCAGTGAAGATAGCGGTCCTCCGCAAATCCTACATAAGGAAACTGAACTCATTATTTACAAAGGTAGCAACAAAGAGGCTCATAAAGCAAGCTCATATGACATAGGGTAATAATAAACCTCTCTCAATAGCACGTTTCTTGCCAATATTCAACATGTTTGGGTTGATGTCACATATGTAAATTTGTGTCTGTTCCTCGGTTTCAGCAAAGCCATCCTGCATGGCTCTGCGACTCACACTCCTTATACTCTCAAGGACacggaaggctatgtcacctgcaCTAAGAATATCTTGCCAATATAAGCTTTCAAATAATCATAGTTTATCAAATTATTGCTGGATTAAGTACTTATTAAGTTAGGTTCCTGCTGGAATCATCTGACAGAGATCAAAGTTGACCATTATATTTGGGCTGGTTTGTCCCCTCCACCCCCTCCAAAAACAAAATGCAAGCACATACATGAATGCATGATGATAAACCATGATAGGTGGTCATGGAGACCCATATAAAACCATCCTGGTTACAGACTCCATTATTTCATTATGGCTAAATCTTGGTACAATAGTGCACCAGATAAATGAGTGGTTAACACATACATGttcacattgattttgctaaaaaaacaaaaaacaaaatcaaagAAAGGTTAGACTGTAAAACAAAATGGAAGATGATAAAAAAATAGGATGAAATAAGGAATCAATAGGATTTTACTATAATGTGTGATAAGGACAAAGACACGATGCTGAAAACAACTAAGAGAGGAGGAAATACCATTTAAGATGGTACGATATGTCCTTAGTAAAGATATAGATGCACTGGTCAGGCAAAGTGAGGTCGACTAAGATTAGTAGTGCAGAGATACAAAACTTtattagaaataataaaaagaggTAATAATAGTTTTTATGTTAACTAGTATTATGGTCATCAATGGAACTAACAATACGAAATGATTTGTGCACTCAATCCAAACGGTCAGGACTTCTTCATTGGTTGTGACTGGTAGAAAATATGCTTGTCATTTCTAAGTGTTATAGTCGAAGGCATCCTCGTCCGTAGCATCATTAATCTACCTGTCCCGCCAGCCACATCAAGGTGCTTCATTCCAGGAAAAGGACCCAACTTTGTAACCAATCTGAAGTTTTCCAAAAGAAAGTAATTATCAGCTATAGAACATTTAGTTATGGACACACAAGTCAACATACAAGTGGCCCAACCTGTCCTTCCACAATCTGTGCAATCCAATACTCATCAGATCATTCATCAGATCATAGTTTGAAGCGACACTACTGAAGACATTACCAACCaatttacttttttcttcttctcggaCTTCCTTAAATCCTGCATCAGAAGTTAGTGATCCATTTGACAAAGTGACAAAATTATGAATGCAAGTAAATAACAGAAAATACATCATTTGCTACAAGTTGCATGATGATTTGAGGAAACAACAAGTAGAATACATATTCCAGAACATAACAGATTTCAAACATCTAACACCTACCTTACATACGTCCTATCTGTTTGAGGTGCTAATATGTTACACAAACCAAGAGAGACCAAGACTTCCCTGCTTCTTTTCTTCATTGAATAATAAATGCTACCAGCCAAGCCATACAGATGTTTTGAGGTGCTCAATAAATGGCAAGTTCAGTTCCATTACAAGAAATATAAATTGCGGCTGGACTTTATCTGAGAGAAAGAtgcaagaaataaaagaaaacaagtaTAAATGTGTGCACAAAAAAGTTTAAGCAAGCTTTAACAATCAAATAATACACATCTAAAAAacatttaaaaatgataaaatcaacAGCAAACTGAAACAAGAGCATAACTGAACCAAGTCAATatataaacataaaataaaatgcagGAGAGAAGAAAAGCCTAATAAAGAAAAACCATAAAAAATAATGGAACATGATTAGTAGTACCGAAGCTGGTGGCATGTGAATGAAGATATGAAGCTCTCCGAGGAAGGAGAAACTTCAAACTGTTGGCTAGTTTGCACGTGCTCCTTTGCAATGCCATGGATCGGCTCTTGTCGCTCCCCCTTTGAATCAAGAATCAAATAGAAGTTCACAAGGATCTGCTATTGAGAAGAAGAAAATTCATAATTGATAGCAACCCATTCAATTCAACAGGGAAGAAGAAAGCTACCAAGGAATATACCATACCATTTGAACAAACCATTTAGCAACCAGGGATTTAAATTTCGAattgtaccacccgtaccggataGTACGCTTGATATAGCCCTATATCGGACGATACGGGGCTGTATCAAGCGgtgacggtcgaaatttcgactgttATCGCCTGGTACAGATCGGTAACGATCGattccaatggtcaatttgactgttggagCCCTTACTCTCACACTcttttaaactatctcaaactcattttttgtCACATTTGCACTTTCCCAAACTCTACAAAGCAACGATTTATGAattgaatcgaggctaatttaggaagattaaAAGGAAAAACCTTTTAATCAAGAGGTAAatattctttttctttaattagagattaattaagatctttaatattataaatagtatattttatattgatttatttgaaattagatacttaataggtcaaatgtttatatttcatgcatattaaatattgaaagatatttatgatggtaaaatagaaTGACGATCCGTAACGAACCGAAATTATAAACTTTGCACAAGGCTATTTCTCAAAgcctgaaaaagatatgtgatactattcttatctaatttacattagttttgctaaacctatactaaatatatatttatttctaacttagaaaccctatcctaactatttttttctatctttaaGGTATTTTCGAAGGATTTTATGCCTAAATTAGGCGTACAGCTCGATATATCATAATACACCGTACCAAACAAAGCTCGGTACCACTGATATgatatgaaatttcaatcctCGGCAACCAAAAAAATTCACTCAtgctttttaaaaatatatatattattgtcttttgtgaaaaaaattatttcccaTGGCAAACTATAACTATCAGCCTCTGACGAACCTAAACACTCATGCTTGGTTCATAGTAGTAGGATTCATCAATATATCACATCGAACATTCATGATAGACATTATCATGCTGATCTCAATTAATCAAACAGAAAACTACACCTGAAGATCCACGGGCTGACAGGTTTAATGGTGCACGGATGAAAGAGAGAATACTGCGTGCTGCCTTCGGCCAGGCAGGGGAAGGAGGGCGGGGATGagaagggaggagaggagagaagcgGGGAGGAGATGAGATGAGAGGTCAGGAGAGATAAGAGACCTTAGATCAGGAGAGAAGAGTATCAGCGGCAGAGAGGAGCAGTGAAGCAGCGGCGGAAGGGCTCGGCCGGCGGAAGCAAGCTAGGGCGTGGCCTCGTAGCGTCTGGACCTGTGGGCGTTGGAAAGTTTGTTTATTCTTTTTCATTTTGTTGGGACCGCCTGTTGAGTCGGCCCTCGATCAGGCCTAGTCCATTTAGAATCCGGTCCAGCGATCGGGCCAATTCGGCAAGGTTGATCAGATCAGGACCGTCGGATCGGAATCAAGGGAAATGAAAGCTCCATTATACTTTGGCTCGGGTAGTGCTAGTTTCCTTGACCTCAATTCTGGTCATTACAAAACAGAAATCAACCGTGTCACTAACAaagttaaaagaagaagaaaacaaccaCCAATCTAAGTAATTGTTTCTGTATCATAACTAATGCCCACGCCACTATTTTCGATATGCACAAAATAAAAGAGAACAACAGCAATCATCTCACTAGATATccttttttcctctttttaattAAAATCTTGCCTGACGGATTGGAGCACAAGAAGGTGACTAAAGTTGGGTTATCAATCATCGGAGCCCCATGCGTGATGTGATGTACGAGCCATCGAGGGGCCTACACACCTGAAGGCCGCTCAAAATGGTCGACGTACAACCGCAAGAATTGATCCTTCATACAATATAAATCTTAATCAGCACTCGC
Proteins encoded:
- the LOC135585048 gene encoding 2-methoxy-6-polyprenyl-1,4-benzoquinol methylase, mitochondrial-like isoform X2, translated to MMYFLLFTCIHNFVTLSNGSLTSDAGFKEVREEEKSKLVGNVFSSVASNYDLMNDLMSIGLHRLWKDRLVTKLGPFPGMKHLDVAGGTGDIAFRVLESIRSVSRRAMQDGFAETEEQTQIYICDINPNMLNIGKKRAIERGFAEDRYLHWVEGDAEALRFEDESMDGYTIGFGIRNVTHIEKALAEAYRVLKRGGRFLCLELSHVEFPIFKQLYDYYSFSVIPAVGELVAGDRESYQYLVESIRRFPNQDAFGRMIVDAGFQKVEYENLVGGVVAIHSGLKL
- the LOC135585048 gene encoding 2-methoxy-6-polyprenyl-1,4-benzoquinol methylase, mitochondrial-like isoform X1, with amino-acid sequence MALQRSTCKLANSLKFLLPRRASYLHSHATSFGFKEVREEEKSKLVGNVFSSVASNYDLMNDLMSIGLHRLWKDRLVTKLGPFPGMKHLDVAGGTGDIAFRVLESIRSVSRRAMQDGFAETEEQTQIYICDINPNMLNIGKKRAIERGFAEDRYLHWVEGDAEALRFEDESMDGYTIGFGIRNVTHIEKALAEAYRVLKRGGRFLCLELSHVEFPIFKQLYDYYSFSVIPAVGELVAGDRESYQYLVESIRRFPNQDAFGRMIVDAGFQKVEYENLVGGVVAIHSGLKL